From the genome of Proteiniborus ethanoligenes:
ACCCGTTTTCCATACGAAACAGGATGTACCATTATTACCACCCCTTAATAAAACTTAAGTAGTCAAAAACAAATTACCAAAAACAAAGCCGTAGGTTGCGGATCCCTAACTCCCTCCAGTCGTTATGGATCTCGCCAACCCTGACAAGGGTAGTACCTGCAATTCACCTTCGCTACGCTTAAGTTCATTGGGTACTACTCCTTTGGTAATTTATAGAATTAAAATACGCCTATTATATAATATTGCCACAAACTTTATCAAATATTCAAAATTTATGCCAAAATTCGCCTATTATGCATTTTATAATATTATCACACAAAAATAAAGTTGTCAAGCACACATTTTCTGGACTTATTAATGCATTAGAAACAATATTATACCATAAAAAAAGGTTTCATTTTTAAATGAAACCTTTTTCTATCATATTATAGTTATTATTTTAATTCTACAGTTGCGCCAACTTCTGCAAGTTTAGCTTTCATTTGCTCTGCTTCATCTTTTGAAGCACCTTCTTTTAACGCCTTTGGAGCATTGTCAACTAAATCTTTTGCTTCTTTTAATCCTAAACCAGTTAACTCTCTAACAACTTTTATAACTTTAATTTTTTCTGCACCAGCGCTTGCTAGGATTACATCAAATTCAGTTTTTTCTTCAGCTGCTGCTGCTGGAGCTGCACCTGCTGCTGGCATAGCTGCCATAGCTACTGGAGCTGCTGCGCTTACACCAAATTCTTCTTCTAAAGCTTTAACTAATTCTGATAATTCTAATACTGTAAGTCCTTTAACTTCTTCAATTAATTGTAATACTTTTTCACTTGCCATTATAAAATCCCTCCATATATTCTCTAAAATATTGTTTTTAATTTGTTTAAAGATTTAAGCTATTAAGC
Proteins encoded in this window:
- the rplL gene encoding 50S ribosomal protein L7/L12 codes for the protein MASEKVLQLIEEVKGLTVLELSELVKALEEEFGVSAAAPVAMAAMPAAGAAPAAAAEEKTEFDVILASAGAEKIKVIKVVRELTGLGLKEAKDLVDNAPKALKEGASKDEAEQMKAKLAEVGATVELK